DNA sequence from the Candidatus Margulisiibacteriota bacterium genome:
GGACCTCTCTTGGCGGGGTGATCGTCGATTCCGGCAAATTCAACTGGGAGAACGGGAAGTTTCCGCTGATCACCGATCCCGACCCGAGCTACCATGGCTTAAAGTTTGTCGAAGCTCTCCGTCCGATGGGGAACATTGCTTACATCATTAAAGCGCGGGTGACCCTGTTGCGTGATCTGGGCCCAGCCTTATCGCCATTCAATGCTTTTTTACTGATCCAGGGGCTTGAGACCCTGCATTTGAGGATCGAACGCCACTGCCAGAACGCCCTGGTGGTCGCGAAATTCCTGGAGAAACATCCTAAAGTTAGCTGGGTCAATTATCCTGGGCTTGATTCCAGCAAGGATAAAAAGCTAGCGGAGAAATACCTGAAGCGGGGGGCGGGGGCGATCATCGGCTTTGGGATCAAAGGGGGGTTGGAAGCTGGGAAAAAATTCATCAACAGCGTGAAGCTCTTTTCCCACCTGGCCAACATTGGGGACGCTAAATCGCTGGTCATCCATCCGGCGTCGACGACCCATTCCCAGTTGAGCGAGCAGGAACAAGTTGCGACAGGAGTGACCCCCGACTTTATCCGCCTGTCGATCGGGATCGAGAATGTTGATGATATAATAGCGGATATTGACCATGCGCTGAGATCGGACTAGGAGAGTGCTTTTATTTTACTGGTAGAAACCAAATATTTTGAGTTCCCGGAGCTGAACCTGGAGAGTGGCGGAAGGCTTGGGCCGGTGACGGTCGCCTACGAAACCTACGGGTCTCTAAACGATGCCAAAAGTAACACGATCCTGATCTTCCACGCCCTCTCGGGAGATGCCCATGTCGCCGGCCGGCATGCGGTTGAAGATAAAAAGCCAGGCTGGTGGGACAACATGGTCGGTCCGGGGAAAGCGTTCGACACCAATAAATATTATATTATCTGTGCCAACGTCCTTGGCGGCTGCAGAGGGACGACTGGTCCCTCGTCATTAAATCCCAAAACCGGCAAGCCATATGGGCCGGATTTTCCGCTGATTACCATCAAGGACATGGTCAATTGCCAGCTCAAGCTTTTGGATTATCTCGGAATTGAAACGGTTTTAGCCGCAACCGGGGGATCAATGGGGGGGATGCTTGCCCTGCAACTGGCGGTTAGCGCGCCTAACCGGGTCCGCAATGTGATCGGCGTTGCCACTTCCGCCCACGTCTCGGCGCAAAATATTGCTTTTAACGAAGTCGGCCGCCGGGCGATCATTGGCGATCCCCACTGGTATGGCGGGTCGTATTACGATAAAAATCCGCCCAGCGACGGGCTCTCGATCGCCAGGATGATTGGCCACATCACTTATTTAAGCGACAAGACGATGAGGGAAAAATTTGGGCGGAAGCTCCAGCCGGGGAAAGGCTTTGCCGCCAAGTTTGGCGACCACCAATTTGAAGTGGAAAGTTATCTTAAATACAAGGGAACGACCTTTACCGAGCGGTTTGACGCCAACAGTTATCTTTACATTACCAAAGCGATTGATCTTTTTAACCTGGAAGACGAAGGGGGCGGGTCTCTGGCCAAGGCGCTGGCCAAGGCGACCAGTCGGTTTTTACTTATCCACTTTAGTTCCGACTGGCTTTTTCCGGAATATCAGGCGCTGGAACTGGTCGACGCGCTCAAAGACAATCTGGCCAATGTCTCTTTTAGGGTGATCGAATCAAATTACGGGCATGACGCTTTTCTCCTGGAAGAAGAAGAATTAACCAAGACGATCGTCAGTTTCCTGGAAGGGGCCAAATAAGATGGGGTATCGAACTAAGATCAAACCAGATTACAATTTGATTGAGAGCCTGATTCCTGCCGGAGCCAGGGTGCTGGACCTTGGGTGCGGCGATGGGACCCTGCTTTCTCTTTTACAGGAGCGAAAAAAGGTCAAAGGGATCGGGATCGATATCTATTCGGAAGGGCTTAATGAATGCCTGAAGAAAGGGTTATCGGTCCTTCAGCTTGACCTGAATAATGGATTGGCCAGCTTTAAAAGCGGTTCGTTTGATTACGTTATTTTAAATATGACTTTGCAGGCGACTTATAATCCGCTATTGCTTATAAAAGAGATGGTCAGGGTTGGCCATCGGGCGATCGTAGGCTTTCCCAACTTTGGCCACTGGAAACTGGTTTTGAGCCTGCTTTTAAAAGAGCGGATGCCCAAGAACAAGACCCTCCCATACGAGTGGTACAACACCCCTAATATACGGCTGATGACGATCAAAGACTTTCGGATCCTTTGCCGGGAGAACGGGATTAGGATCATTGGCGAGACTTTTTTAGGCGAAGATGGCGAGAAAACTGGCGGACGGCTGATCAGCTGGCGCGCCGCCGAAGGGGTTTTTGAAATAACCGCGCGCGAGAGGTGTCAATGGTAATTATTTCCGGTCATATTAACGTTGCCCAATTGCGAAGTAAAGGCGGGCTGTTTTCACTGGGAGAGGGGAGTGCTCTAAGGTTTGAGCAATACGGACCGGGACGGAGTTGGGGGGTTAGCGCGGAAGGAAACCTGCGTGTTGTTCGGGAAGGGGCGCGTGGCAGCTCACGGACCAATTGGTTAGTTGGCGAAACTCCCGCCCCAATAAAAAACGGCGACTTATTAAGAATATACAGCGGCGGAGAAAGCCGGCCGGAAATTTATAGAGTTGATATCAGCGAAGCGCTCGAGGAGGCTGGTGAATTAGCTGCGCCGGAAATGATCACGATAAATATGGCCGATTTATTTGCCGGCCGAGGGAAAGAGGTTGAGCTTTTTGGCCGACCATACCGGGAGTGGGAGCGGTTATTTGAAAAAAACTTTATGCTAGCCAATGAAAGCTGGGATTGGTTTGGAGCTTTTGGAAAAGTGACCATCGACGATAAACTGACTTTTGAAGATCGCGAGTATCAGCAAAGGATCGAAGCGGCGAAAAAAAGCGGGGAGAGCCTGCCGGGGGGGGTAAGTCCGTCGGCGGCGTTGAGAAATTCTGTCTATTATTTTGCCGCCCAAATAAGAAACAATGAAATTATAGGGAATGAAGCGATCGAACGGTTCATTTTTCAGGTTGGGGCGGTTGTTGAAATCAGAATAATAATCGCTTTCATGAATAAAGGAGCGAGCCGAGAATTTATTGCCCGAAAGGTCGCTCTCTTTAATGAAAGCATGGAAAAACTTGGCGAAAACATTCGTTTAACGTGCGAATAGTTAAATTTTAAATTTTTTTCCTAGACTTCCGGGTCCTCTGCCGGGAGAACGGGATCAAAATCATCGGCGAGACTTTTTTAGGCGAAGATGGCGAGAAAATTGGCGGACGGCTGATCAGCTGGCGCGCCGCTGAAGGGGTCTTTGAGCTTAGTGCTTCATAATAAAGTGGTTAGTCGTTGACCTATGATTTTTATTGTGCATTTCTGTTTATAGTGATGTAATCACTGTGTTCAGTTGGGTCGTGAGAAAGCACGTCAGTTCTTGGATTAAATAAACTATCTCCATGTACTTTTCTTAATTCATTCATTAAACGGGTTGTGGCAATCCCCAGTATTTTCTCGTTTCTTGGGCCACTACAAATTACACCTATTATTTCTCCCTGGGAATTTCTTTCTATCCGTCCATTGTAAGTTGCTCCGCCATAAACCATTTCTATGCTTTCGTTGTTATTTGATAAGGTAATTCTGGAGACGGGATTTGGAGCTGAAGGTGGAGTATGTCTTATTGGATTGATATTGCCTCGATCTGTCATTATTATTCCCCCTTGATCAAATTTGATTATATTATATTACTTAGATTGATCCGGTGCAAATGTTTTTTGCCTAATTTTTATTTTTTCGCTATAATAACCAATCATGTCAAAACGAGAGAGCGGGATTCTCCTTCACATCACGTCGCTCCCGTCCGCTTATGGGATAGGGGACCTTGGCCCCAGTGCCCGTGAATTCGTTGATTTTCTGGCGGAGAGCAAACAGCGCTACTGGCAGGTCTTACCGCTTAACCCGACCAATGGGGCTTGCGGTAATTCCCCGTACAGCAGTTTTTCTTCCTACGCCGCCAACCCATACCTGATCAGCCCGGGGCTCCTTCTGCGCGATGGTTTGATCACCCGCGAAGATATTATCCCTTTTCCCCGCCACGCCGAGGATAAAGTAGATTTTGAAGCGGTCCGGACCTACAAAAACCGGATATTTGCTCTGGCGTTTGAGCGCTTCAAAGGGAATCGCGACCAATGGGCTTATGACCAGTTTTGCTCAAACAATAAACATTGGCTCGACGACTACGCCCTGTTCGTGGTCTTAAAAAATTATTTTCACGGCAAAATGTGGAACGCCTGGCCGGCTCCCTTGCGTGACCGGCAGCCGGAAGCGCTTGCGGAAGCCAGGGGGAAATACCACGAAGCGATCGAACTGGAAAAATTCCAGCAATATCTTTTCTTTGTCCAATGGGAAGAATTGAAAAAATACAGCGCCGAAAAGGGGGTCAAGATCTTTGGCGACATTCCGATCTACGTCAGCTATGACAGCGCCGATGTCTGGACCGACCCGGAATTGTTTAAGCTTGACCATGACAAAAACCCGCTTTTTGTCGCGGGGGTGCCGCCGGATTACTTCAGCAAGACCGGCCAGCGGTGGGGGAACCCGGTCTACGACTGGGAAAAACTGAAAGCGACCGGCTATCAGTGGTGGATCGACCGCCTGGCTCACAATCTCAAACTTTTTGACCTGGTCAGGATCGACCATTTCCGCGGTCTGGTCGGCTTTTGGCAGATCCCGGCGGAAGAAGAGACAGCGATCAACGGGAACTGGGTCGGGGTACCGGCTGATGATTTCTTTAACAAGTTGACCAATCATTTTAAACCGTTTCCGGTAGTGGCTGAAGACCTGGGGATCATTACTTCCGATGTCCGGGAAGTGATGCGGCGCTATCATTTATGGGGGATGAAGGTCC
Encoded proteins:
- a CDS encoding homocysteine synthase — encoded protein: MTHKDETILLHAGQVVDSDTGSRAVPIYQTTSYVFKDSEHAANLFGLKEFGNIYTRLMNPTTDVLEKRVAALDGGVAALAVASGQSAITLAILNIAKSGDEIVSADNLYGGTYTLFANTFAKFGIKVTFVDSSDPENFRKAITPKTKAIYAETIGNPKLNVTDLEKLAKVAHDNEIPLIVDNTATPYLVKPIAHGADIVVYSATKFIGGHGTSLGGVIVDSGKFNWENGKFPLITDPDPSYHGLKFVEALRPMGNIAYIIKARVTLLRDLGPALSPFNAFLLIQGLETLHLRIERHCQNALVVAKFLEKHPKVSWVNYPGLDSSKDKKLAEKYLKRGAGAIIGFGIKGGLEAGKKFINSVKLFSHLANIGDAKSLVIHPASTTHSQLSEQEQVATGVTPDFIRLSIGIENVDDIIADIDHALRSD
- a CDS encoding homoserine O-acetyltransferase, whose protein sequence is MVETKYFEFPELNLESGGRLGPVTVAYETYGSLNDAKSNTILIFHALSGDAHVAGRHAVEDKKPGWWDNMVGPGKAFDTNKYYIICANVLGGCRGTTGPSSLNPKTGKPYGPDFPLITIKDMVNCQLKLLDYLGIETVLAATGGSMGGMLALQLAVSAPNRVRNVIGVATSAHVSAQNIAFNEVGRRAIIGDPHWYGGSYYDKNPPSDGLSIARMIGHITYLSDKTMREKFGRKLQPGKGFAAKFGDHQFEVESYLKYKGTTFTERFDANSYLYITKAIDLFNLEDEGGGSLAKALAKATSRFLLIHFSSDWLFPEYQALELVDALKDNLANVSFRVIESNYGHDAFLLEEEELTKTIVSFLEGAK
- the metW gene encoding methionine biosynthesis protein MetW — protein: MGYRTKIKPDYNLIESLIPAGARVLDLGCGDGTLLSLLQERKKVKGIGIDIYSEGLNECLKKGLSVLQLDLNNGLASFKSGSFDYVILNMTLQATYNPLLLIKEMVRVGHRAIVGFPNFGHWKLVLSLLLKERMPKNKTLPYEWYNTPNIRLMTIKDFRILCRENGIRIIGETFLGEDGEKTGGRLISWRAAEGVFEITARERCQW
- the malQ gene encoding 4-alpha-glucanotransferase — translated: MSKRESGILLHITSLPSAYGIGDLGPSAREFVDFLAESKQRYWQVLPLNPTNGACGNSPYSSFSSYAANPYLISPGLLLRDGLITREDIIPFPRHAEDKVDFEAVRTYKNRIFALAFERFKGNRDQWAYDQFCSNNKHWLDDYALFVVLKNYFHGKMWNAWPAPLRDRQPEALAEARGKYHEAIELEKFQQYLFFVQWEELKKYSAEKGVKIFGDIPIYVSYDSADVWTDPELFKLDHDKNPLFVAGVPPDYFSKTGQRWGNPVYDWEKLKATGYQWWIDRLAHNLKLFDLVRIDHFRGLVGFWQIPAEEETAINGNWVGVPADDFFNKLTNHFKPFPVVAEDLGIITSDVREVMRRYHLWGMKVLLFAFGEENPHHPYLPHNFTPECVAYTGTHDNNTARGWFEHEARSDEKERLSRYLGKGVHGGDVGWELIRLALESVAGLVIFPMQDILGLGEKARMNKPGTPKGNWSWRMIPHQITPQLALKLWKMTDEYGR